The Virgibacillus dokdonensis genome includes a window with the following:
- a CDS encoding ABC transporter ATP-binding protein, with protein MGLEIYQLSKSFGETKAVKNLSFSLKKGEVLGLLGRNGAGKTTAIKMLLCLLSPDRGEMTWEGKRLDQANVSIGYLPEERGLYPKTKIVTQLRYFGELEGMSRKQVDEAIDHWLEKLEITEYKTKKANELSKGNQQKIQLIATLLHDPELIILDEPFSGLDPVNANLLSLIIEEQIKSGKTVILSSHRMEQIESFCEHICLMKKGEAIAKGRLDQIKQDYGFRNLTISNSEAVEAALHDWKIPFEKGQTDIVVKVTDDKEAIQLLNRFEECSIPIRNFRMLEPTLNEIFIEKVG; from the coding sequence GGGTTAGAAATTTATCAATTAAGTAAGTCATTTGGGGAAACGAAAGCTGTTAAAAATCTTAGCTTCTCTTTGAAAAAGGGGGAGGTACTCGGACTTCTTGGAAGAAACGGAGCGGGCAAGACAACTGCAATTAAAATGTTGCTATGCTTATTATCACCGGATCGAGGGGAAATGACGTGGGAAGGAAAAAGGCTTGATCAGGCAAATGTCTCAATCGGCTATCTTCCTGAAGAAAGGGGACTTTATCCGAAAACGAAGATTGTCACACAACTTCGTTATTTTGGTGAGCTTGAAGGTATGAGCCGCAAACAAGTTGATGAGGCAATTGATCATTGGCTTGAAAAACTTGAAATAACCGAATATAAAACAAAAAAAGCAAATGAATTATCAAAAGGAAACCAGCAAAAAATTCAATTAATCGCAACATTGTTACACGATCCGGAATTGATTATTTTAGACGAACCATTCAGTGGCTTAGACCCAGTAAATGCCAATCTGTTATCCTTGATCATTGAAGAGCAGATAAAATCAGGAAAAACCGTCATTCTGTCGAGTCATCGAATGGAGCAAATTGAAAGCTTTTGCGAGCATATTTGTTTAATGAAAAAAGGAGAAGCGATCGCTAAAGGGAGATTGGATCAAATTAAACAAGATTACGGCTTCCGTAATTTAACGATTTCGAACAGTGAAGCTGTTGAAGCTGCACTTCATGATTGGAAAATACCTTTTGAAAAAGGACAAACGGACATCGTCGTGAAAGTGACGGATGATAAAGAAGCGATTCAACTTCTCAACCGATTCGAGGAATGCTCGATCCCCATTCGCAATTTCAGGATGTTAGAGCCGACATTAAATGAAATCTTTATTGAAAAGGTGGGATAA
- a CDS encoding ABC transporter permease, producing the protein MGKFMTVFKFHLKDGLTSKSFIFGNLITIVIVRGIFGFSHFSSNGSKDEVAFINPTPYKTNIDQLNKGLNSVKLFLQEEGDLAQLKKQVRDGELDGIIEMKEKNGLPALTYTYKSFADQELVAILTQKIQQVGIHKTIADSNVNREVAAKLVTPVPVENKALKDTTGTVGIVYIFVILMYLLILGQGQMIANTITAEKASRVMEIMIPKVKPIYMMYGKILVQLVTGLVQIVIMLLGFLASYSLGWIDGKQFSFFGFDIDLSNLTGIVVASFIIYFILGYLLYAIGYAAVGAVVSRTEDLGSVSFPIIMCIMVAFFIGISSIFNPASTLVVVSSYIPITSPIVTFSRIVSGEAGYAEMGITIVILLASIAIINHLASRIYVNGVMNYSGKVKFKDVIQMAQKR; encoded by the coding sequence ATGGGGAAATTTATGACCGTTTTTAAGTTTCATTTGAAAGACGGATTGACTTCGAAGTCATTCATCTTCGGTAATCTAATTACAATTGTAATTGTACGTGGGATTTTCGGCTTTAGTCATTTTTCGTCGAACGGGTCAAAGGATGAAGTCGCATTCATTAATCCAACGCCCTACAAAACAAATATCGATCAGCTAAATAAAGGCCTGAATTCGGTAAAACTGTTTTTACAAGAAGAAGGCGATCTGGCGCAATTAAAGAAACAAGTTAGAGACGGGGAGCTCGATGGCATTATCGAAATGAAAGAAAAGAACGGTTTACCCGCATTGACGTACACGTATAAATCTTTTGCTGATCAAGAGCTAGTGGCCATCCTAACACAAAAAATCCAACAAGTAGGGATCCATAAAACAATTGCGGATTCGAACGTTAACCGGGAGGTTGCGGCTAAACTGGTAACACCCGTTCCCGTAGAAAACAAAGCATTAAAAGATACGACTGGAACAGTGGGGATCGTTTATATTTTCGTTATCCTAATGTATTTGTTAATCCTCGGTCAAGGTCAAATGATTGCAAATACCATTACTGCCGAAAAGGCATCGCGTGTTATGGAAATCATGATACCGAAAGTAAAGCCGATCTATATGATGTATGGAAAAATCCTTGTACAGTTAGTCACGGGACTAGTGCAAATTGTTATCATGCTTCTAGGCTTTCTTGCAAGTTACTCCTTAGGTTGGATTGATGGGAAACAATTTTCATTTTTCGGCTTTGATATTGATCTAAGCAATTTAACCGGAATCGTGGTTGCTTCCTTTATCATTTATTTTATTCTCGGCTATCTATTATATGCGATTGGATATGCAGCAGTCGGTGCTGTCGTAAGCCGAACGGAAGACTTAGGTTCAGTTTCTTTCCCGATTATTATGTGCATCATGGTGGCTTTTTTTATCGGAATAAGCTCCATCTTTAACCCTGCATCAACACTTGTTGTTGTTAGCTCCTATATCCCAATTACATCACCGATTGTGACATTTTCAAGAATCGTATCCGGCGAAGCGGGCTATGCGGAGATGGGCATTACCATCGTCATTCTTCTAGCTAGCATTGCAATCATTAATCACTTGGCAAGTAGAATTTACGTGAACGGCGTCATGAATTACAGCGGAAAAGTGAAATTTAAAGATGTTATTCAAATGGCACAAAAACGTTAA
- a CDS encoding GNAT family N-acetyltransferase, whose translation MTIRILNESDAQLYQELRLSAFKINPEAFGSTYEREAKFTLETVAERLKPNDNKFVLGAFEDRNLLVGNVTFMRESSLKIAHKGNVFGMFVKPEMRGQGLGKLLLLELIKKAKDCIGLEQINLTVISNNEPAKNLYRSFGFQIYGVEKNALKDNGKYFDEDLMVLKI comes from the coding sequence ATGACTATTCGAATTTTAAATGAGTCTGATGCTCAGTTATATCAAGAATTACGTTTAAGTGCATTTAAAATCAACCCTGAAGCATTTGGCTCAACTTATGAGAGAGAGGCTAAATTCACTCTTGAAACTGTAGCAGAACGATTAAAACCAAACGATAATAAATTTGTCTTGGGTGCTTTTGAGGATAGAAACTTATTAGTGGGAAATGTGACTTTTATGCGTGAAAGTAGTCTTAAAATTGCTCACAAAGGGAATGTTTTCGGAATGTTTGTGAAGCCAGAAATGCGAGGACAAGGGTTAGGGAAATTGCTCCTGCTTGAACTGATAAAAAAGGCAAAAGATTGCATCGGTTTGGAACAAATTAATTTAACAGTGATATCCAATAATGAGCCTGCAAAGAATCTATATAGATCCTTTGGATTCCAAATTTACGGGGTAGAAAAGAATGCTTTAAAAGATAACGGGAAGTATTTTGACGAAGATTTAATGGTTTTAAAAATCTAA
- a CDS encoding MFS transporter, translating to MVCVFIATVAFGLIIPILPDFMDKFNTNGQMMGLLVAAYGIIQLFLSPIAGRFADRYGRKRIIEIGLICLTLSQLVFAFSVHFWLLFLGRFLTGIAVSLLIPSAMACIIDITTEEERAKGLSFLNASISFGFVIGPGIGGFLTTYGLYVPFYFASAISFVSFLLSFFLLPETLGKKTQLTAEDSVSPQPMVQQLLRSIRAPYVVPLLLVFLYSVALYIFEAIFGLFVDKQFGYTAKDIALVITISAFVSVIIQLSLTNKFVSLFGESRVMNGTMIAGGISFLFLLFITRFWSILLLTCFLYTATSILRPVINTVLSKLAVNEQGFIAGMNNAYVSLGSVVGPILGGILFDINTYFPYIVGVLAFLSGTVLLTWKHNPLYQHDLKRENKLFNNN from the coding sequence ATGGTTTGTGTATTTATCGCAACGGTTGCATTTGGGTTAATTATCCCGATATTGCCCGACTTTATGGATAAATTTAATACAAACGGACAAATGATGGGATTACTAGTAGCCGCATACGGTATTATTCAGCTTTTTTTATCTCCAATTGCTGGACGTTTTGCTGATCGCTATGGTCGAAAAAGAATTATAGAGATTGGTTTAATTTGTCTCACTTTATCTCAATTAGTCTTTGCTTTTTCAGTTCATTTTTGGTTGCTATTTTTAGGGAGGTTTTTAACAGGTATCGCAGTATCACTTTTAATTCCCAGTGCTATGGCATGTATTATTGATATAACGACAGAAGAAGAACGTGCTAAGGGGTTAAGTTTCCTTAATGCCTCTATATCATTTGGTTTTGTCATAGGACCTGGAATTGGAGGTTTTCTAACAACGTATGGTTTATATGTACCTTTTTATTTTGCGTCTGCTATATCCTTTGTTTCCTTTTTACTGTCATTTTTTTTACTACCTGAAACCTTAGGGAAAAAGACACAGTTGACGGCAGAAGACAGCGTTTCCCCCCAACCAATGGTACAGCAATTATTACGTTCCATTCGAGCACCTTATGTTGTTCCATTGCTTTTGGTATTTCTCTATAGTGTAGCCTTATATATTTTTGAAGCCATTTTTGGGCTGTTTGTTGACAAACAATTTGGCTATACGGCAAAGGATATTGCGCTGGTAATCACAATTTCTGCATTTGTAAGTGTTATAATTCAACTGTCATTAACGAATAAATTTGTTTCCCTTTTTGGTGAATCGAGGGTTATGAATGGAACAATGATAGCGGGTGGCATTAGTTTTTTATTTCTCTTGTTCATCACACGCTTTTGGAGTATCTTATTGCTGACTTGTTTCCTTTATACCGCTACTTCCATCCTGCGTCCAGTTATCAATACAGTGTTATCCAAATTGGCAGTAAATGAGCAAGGATTTATTGCGGGTATGAATAATGCATATGTAAGCCTAGGGAGTGTGGTTGGTCCTATATTAGGGGGGATTTTATTTGATATTAACACTTATTTCCCTTATATAGTAGGAGTATTAGCCTTTTTGTCTGGTACAGTGCTTTTAACATGGAAGCATAATCCCTTATATCAACATGATCTAAAGCGTGAGAACAAACTATTTAATAATAACTAA
- a CDS encoding AAA family ATPase gives MMCGVAGSGKTTFAQRLETEGFVRLSIDEEIWKVNGRYGIDYPAEKYGDYQVEAERRLQNQLIRLIQDKRKVVIDFSFWQKAKRDGYKQLIEKAGGEWRLIYLKVSPEIIRKRLDIRSKRFDANAAFPITEDALTSYLNGFEVPSCEGEVVIESI, from the coding sequence ATGATGTGTGGTGTAGCGGGTTCAGGGAAGACGACATTCGCACAACGCTTGGAAACAGAAGGGTTTGTACGTCTTTCGATTGATGAAGAGATTTGGAAGGTTAATGGACGTTATGGAATAGACTATCCTGCTGAGAAATATGGCGATTATCAAGTTGAAGCTGAAAGAAGGCTTCAAAATCAATTGATACGTCTGATTCAGGATAAACGAAAGGTTGTGATTGATTTCAGTTTTTGGCAAAAAGCCAAACGAGATGGATACAAACAGCTAATTGAAAAAGCTGGTGGTGAGTGGAGACTTATTTATTTGAAAGTTAGTCCTGAAATTATTCGCAAACGGTTGGATATACGGAGTAAAAGATTTGATGCAAATGCAGCTTTTCCTATCACGGAAGATGCTTTAACTTCTTACTTAAACGGATTTGAAGTGCCTTCTTGCGAAGGGGAAGTAGTTATAGAGTCAATATGA
- a CDS encoding helix-turn-helix domain-containing protein, whose amino-acid sequence MKGNADLLLHPVRMRIVQQLLLNKPLTIAQLVEILGDVPQATLYRHINLLLEANLIEVIETKKVKGTEERKFSVKMDNLQIPEGEIETISQEDHIRHFSVFHGNLLQLATSYLANTSPEQYEQEGFSYAYVPLHLSDEEFQELTQSIQQEIEKVFNNKLTPERTTRIFGSMFIPQKPPKE is encoded by the coding sequence ATGAAAGGAAATGCTGATTTACTTCTTCATCCCGTGCGGATGCGAATTGTACAGCAATTGTTGCTAAACAAACCACTGACGATCGCTCAACTTGTGGAGATACTTGGAGATGTTCCTCAAGCTACGCTATATCGGCATATCAATCTTTTACTTGAGGCAAATTTAATTGAAGTGATTGAAACAAAAAAGGTGAAAGGAACAGAGGAGCGTAAATTCTCAGTCAAAATGGATAACTTGCAAATTCCTGAAGGCGAAATTGAAACGATCTCACAGGAAGATCATATCCGTCATTTTTCCGTATTTCACGGTAATTTACTTCAATTAGCAACGTCTTATTTGGCGAATACGTCCCCTGAACAGTATGAACAAGAAGGGTTTAGCTATGCGTATGTACCTTTGCATTTGTCAGATGAGGAATTCCAGGAGCTTACTCAGTCCATTCAACAGGAGATTGAGAAGGTGTTCAACAACAAATTAACACCTGAACGAACCACGCGAATTTTTGGGAGTATGTTTATTCCACAAAAACCACCAAAAGAGTAA
- a CDS encoding PLD nuclease N-terminal domain-containing protein, with product MHYGYHIEIDEIGAWLPLLLPILILHLILFSVALVDLLKRDQSTDYKWLWGAVIILVNIIGPILYFVLGRRQRSDAPTSSKSTPKKVRKS from the coding sequence ATGCATTATGGGTATCACATTGAAATTGATGAAATTGGAGCTTGGTTACCATTACTTTTGCCTATCTTAATCCTACATCTGATCTTATTTTCTGTGGCATTAGTGGATTTATTAAAAAGAGATCAAAGTACGGATTATAAATGGCTTTGGGGTGCTGTGATTATACTGGTTAACATCATTGGTCCCATTTTATATTTTGTCTTGGGAAGGAGGCAACGCTCAGATGCACCTACTTCAAGTAAGTCAACTCCAAAAAAAGTACGGAAATCATGA
- a CDS encoding ABC transporter ATP-binding protein, which produces MHLLQVSQLQKKYGNHEVVQNVDFHINQGECVALLGPNGAGKTTIIKMILDINKLTGGKILLNGKRHDQMRKFIGYLPQHPTFYPWMTGRELLIFMGGLSNIERDILEERINELLKLVGLSEVENQLIGTYSGGMKQRLGIAQALIHQPKLLIMDEPVSALDPLGRRDILELLKVIKQKSTILFSTHILHDAEELCDKMLIINKGQLLVNGSIHQIIEQTQKPIFIIQAPRLSEWTHQLMNEDLIESIELTGNAAKVRVKNIEQGRDWLLSHILKAQLPIQKFELVQESLEEIFLRMVKSS; this is translated from the coding sequence ATGCACCTACTTCAAGTAAGTCAACTCCAAAAAAAGTACGGAAATCATGAAGTTGTTCAAAATGTTGATTTTCATATTAATCAAGGAGAATGTGTGGCTCTTCTCGGTCCGAACGGAGCAGGTAAAACAACGATCATTAAAATGATACTAGATATAAACAAACTTACAGGCGGAAAAATCTTGCTTAACGGAAAACGCCATGACCAAATGCGTAAATTTATTGGGTATTTACCACAACACCCTACTTTTTATCCATGGATGACGGGAAGAGAATTGCTTATATTTATGGGCGGACTTTCAAATATAGAAAGGGATATTTTGGAAGAAAGGATCAACGAATTGCTGAAGTTGGTAGGACTGAGTGAGGTAGAAAATCAGCTTATTGGTACCTATTCGGGAGGGATGAAGCAAAGGTTAGGTATTGCACAGGCACTTATCCATCAACCAAAATTACTGATTATGGACGAACCAGTTTCTGCATTGGATCCATTAGGACGCAGGGATATATTGGAATTGCTTAAAGTGATCAAACAGAAATCGACGATTCTTTTTTCAACACATATTTTGCATGATGCCGAAGAACTTTGTGATAAGATGCTGATCATCAACAAAGGACAATTACTTGTTAACGGATCCATTCATCAAATTATTGAACAGACTCAAAAACCAATCTTTATCATTCAGGCACCTCGATTAAGCGAGTGGACACACCAACTTATGAATGAAGACCTTATTGAATCTATTGAGTTAACAGGAAATGCTGCCAAAGTACGAGTTAAAAATATCGAACAGGGAAGAGATTGGCTGTTAAGCCATATTTTAAAAGCACAGCTCCCAATTCAAAAGTTTGAATTAGTGCAAGAAAGCCTAGAAGAGATCTTCTTAAGGATGGTGAAGTCATCATGA
- a CDS encoding ABC transporter permease, with protein MNRFTVLLQKEWLDAKRSYKLLWLPVVFMFLGILQPLSSFYLPEILKMAGGLPDGMTITLPELTASEVLASALTDQFDQLGLIVIVMATMGIIASDKNNGMLAFILTRNTTLVEYLLSKLVGHAVMIAGSIFLGFLTAVFYTFYLYQAVSVARIAAGLGVYYIWCLFMLTFVIAIGALLSRTPAIALLSIFVLIFLKTITLLEGGFQILNPAHLSNQAVSIITSGNVLPHFFITMTVSVLLIVFCLIFATSYLSRKELPSM; from the coding sequence ATGAATCGTTTCACAGTTCTGTTGCAGAAAGAGTGGCTTGATGCAAAAAGAAGCTATAAATTATTATGGTTGCCTGTCGTTTTTATGTTTTTGGGCATTCTCCAACCTTTATCGTCTTTTTATTTACCAGAAATTTTAAAAATGGCTGGTGGACTGCCTGATGGAATGACGATCACATTACCTGAGTTAACGGCTAGTGAAGTATTAGCTAGTGCCTTAACCGATCAATTTGACCAATTGGGCTTAATCGTGATTGTCATGGCAACGATGGGCATCATTGCATCAGATAAAAATAATGGCATGTTAGCGTTTATTCTGACGCGCAACACGACACTTGTTGAATATTTGCTAAGTAAGTTAGTAGGGCATGCTGTCATGATTGCAGGTTCCATATTCCTCGGATTTCTGACAGCAGTATTTTATACTTTTTATCTATATCAAGCTGTTTCCGTGGCCAGGATAGCAGCTGGGCTGGGGGTTTATTACATTTGGTGTCTGTTTATGTTGACCTTCGTAATCGCAATCGGCGCTTTATTGTCTAGAACACCGGCCATTGCATTGTTGTCTATTTTTGTTCTAATCTTTTTGAAAACTATTACATTGTTGGAGGGAGGATTTCAAATCCTAAATCCAGCACATTTATCAAATCAAGCTGTTAGCATCATAACGTCAGGGAATGTGTTACCGCACTTTTTCATCACCATGACGGTATCTGTATTACTCATTGTTTTCTGCTTAATATTTGCAACATCGTATTTATCCCGAAAGGAATTGCCTTCTATGTGA
- a CDS encoding PH domain-containing protein, which translates to MGFQVVAGDRELRLNISGWTAALTLRKEIKIPYTSIEEIRVGKFHFPWTAAIKRTGITTSGYKAGIFMIEDEKYFLAYHNQNEVVMLQLKGCEFDHVVFESENPRQLVHEMMRNYPSINLRENAQREDEI; encoded by the coding sequence ATGGGTTTTCAAGTTGTGGCAGGTGATCGTGAGTTACGACTGAATATTTCGGGATGGACAGCGGCTTTAACTTTGAGGAAGGAGATCAAAATACCTTACACCTCCATTGAAGAAATTCGGGTGGGGAAATTTCATTTTCCATGGACTGCGGCTATTAAGAGAACTGGTATCACAACATCTGGCTATAAAGCTGGAATATTCATGATTGAAGATGAGAAATACTTTTTAGCCTATCATAACCAAAATGAAGTCGTCATGCTTCAATTGAAGGGTTGTGAGTTTGATCATGTTGTATTTGAAAGTGAAAACCCTAGACAATTGGTTCACGAAATGATGAGGAATTACCCTTCAATCAATCTAAGAGAAAACGCACAAAGGGAAGATGAAATATGA
- a CDS encoding anthrone oxygenase family protein, which translates to MIENLFPILIFTALLGSGLIAGLFFAFSAFVMKALYRLPPEQGISAMQSINNVVLNRLFFTVFMGTSLVCILLVIISLFNWQEPNAIYILAGSLFYLLGSLLVTAVCNVPLNDALANIRATDAESLELWKDYYLKWTAWNHVRTISSLASSALFVFVLWRI; encoded by the coding sequence ATGATCGAAAACCTCTTTCCTATTCTAATTTTTACTGCATTATTGGGATCTGGGCTGATTGCAGGATTATTCTTTGCATTTTCGGCATTTGTCATGAAGGCTCTCTACCGGCTCCCTCCAGAGCAGGGAATTTCGGCTATGCAGTCCATAAATAATGTTGTGCTAAATCGACTATTCTTTACAGTGTTTATGGGGACATCTCTTGTTTGTATCCTGCTTGTGATTATTTCATTATTCAATTGGCAAGAACCGAATGCCATTTATATATTAGCTGGTAGTTTGTTTTATCTTCTGGGAAGCTTGCTGGTTACGGCGGTATGTAATGTCCCACTAAATGATGCATTAGCCAATATAAGAGCTACAGATGCAGAAAGTTTGGAGCTATGGAAAGATTACTATTTAAAATGGACAGCATGGAACCATGTTCGGACCATTTCAAGTTTAGCCTCATCAGCACTATTCGTCTTCGTTCTTTGGCGAATTTAG
- a CDS encoding LysE family translocator: MIEFSTLGTFFVVVLGLFLVPGPAVLLTLSSTIRGGRKTGILTGLGIATGDFIHTMFAVLGLSAILMTSAAAFNLVKYAGAVYLIYMGLKAIAEKPNKQDLPSVSKSSNLQSYRQAVLAEVLNPKTAIFFLAFLPQFVHPEKGTAIVQFLLLGLIFVIMSCLYTTLIAISVRLIGRLMKRTAKLGQWSGKFAGLIYIWLGVKVAFQQR; encoded by the coding sequence ATGATAGAGTTTTCAACATTAGGAACATTTTTTGTGGTGGTTTTAGGTTTATTTTTGGTACCCGGTCCTGCGGTACTTTTAACTTTGTCCAGCACCATACGAGGAGGTAGAAAAACAGGGATTCTAACAGGGCTAGGTATTGCAACAGGTGATTTTATACATACAATGTTTGCTGTTTTGGGGCTGTCTGCTATTTTGATGACTTCAGCTGCTGCATTTAACCTTGTCAAATATGCTGGGGCAGTTTATTTGATTTATATGGGGCTTAAAGCTATTGCAGAAAAGCCCAATAAACAAGACCTTCCTTCCGTCTCAAAGTCATCAAACCTTCAATCATACAGACAAGCCGTTTTGGCAGAGGTATTGAATCCAAAAACGGCTATTTTCTTTTTAGCTTTTCTGCCTCAATTTGTCCATCCTGAAAAGGGCACTGCGATAGTTCAATTCTTATTGCTAGGTTTGATATTTGTGATTATGAGTTGTCTTTACACTACCTTGATTGCTATCAGTGTTCGACTCATTGGCCGTTTGATGAAGAGAACTGCCAAACTTGGACAATGGAGTGGAAAATTTGCAGGTTTGATTTATATATGGCTTGGTGTAAAAGTAGCTTTTCAACAGCGATAA
- a CDS encoding hybrid sensor histidine kinase/response regulator transcription factor gives MYDIIKKWYWYDWMVFAVRSIWLLSVLIGLWEFHNILSFPFWILFGLPFIVFSIPFLIQQFFRKYFILTEIIISGSYCIFLTFLLHDALWQFIPIAFVIGFYSILRVYIWSGPLTIVVIPFIIGMVTDQSLTDTFLRLISNYGVAFGLGYAFQLLVTNHKQSLIIHKQNSVLEQYVYEVEQLTLQEERNRLSRELHDTVGHTFTTMIMGMETIHSSLADEKVGHKLNVLLNTARDGLQDMRKLVHQLEPSAMNLSLVQYVKQLIDKFMESTDTSVKFRYFGDEYNLSKEVKLTIIRCIQETLTNAVRHGQASEIKVSLYFDSLELRLQVEDNGVLEQAKKIELGFGLRAMKERLQALQGNLSIHTDNMEETVIICTIPRNSEANTETLKVILVDDQPGILDGLKTTLESHNQLQIVGIAESGEDALSLSSLNQPDIVLMDVNMPNMNGIEAMEAIKEKNPMIKIVILSSFENIDQAVEALQKGANGYLLKSIQAKELIDTLRFIHRGDTIIYHEIANQVFEKLKEQNISAGKHDKNDYGLTSREIEIIHYLAKGMRYKTIAARLFLSEGTVRNYASEMYAKLGVNNRDQAVEKCIENGLIPN, from the coding sequence ATGTATGACATCATCAAAAAGTGGTACTGGTATGACTGGATGGTATTTGCTGTTCGCTCCATTTGGTTACTCTCTGTCCTAATCGGCTTGTGGGAATTTCATAATATTTTATCATTTCCGTTTTGGATTCTGTTTGGATTGCCCTTCATTGTCTTTTCAATTCCATTTTTAATTCAGCAATTTTTTAGAAAATACTTCATACTTACGGAGATCATCATTTCTGGAAGCTATTGCATTTTTTTGACATTCCTTCTTCATGATGCATTATGGCAGTTTATCCCGATTGCTTTTGTGATAGGGTTTTACAGTATCCTAAGAGTCTATATTTGGTCCGGACCTTTAACTATTGTGGTCATTCCTTTTATCATCGGAATGGTAACCGATCAATCTTTGACCGACACTTTTCTTCGTTTAATATCGAATTATGGTGTAGCATTTGGACTTGGTTATGCTTTTCAATTACTTGTGACCAACCATAAGCAAAGCTTGATCATCCATAAGCAAAACAGTGTGCTTGAACAATATGTATACGAGGTGGAACAACTTACTCTGCAGGAGGAGCGTAATCGTTTATCGCGGGAGTTGCATGATACGGTCGGTCATACGTTTACCACGATGATCATGGGTATGGAGACAATCCATTCTTCGTTGGCGGATGAAAAGGTTGGACATAAACTGAACGTTTTACTGAACACGGCACGTGACGGTTTACAAGACATGCGAAAGCTTGTACATCAGTTGGAACCATCCGCAATGAATTTATCACTTGTTCAATATGTAAAACAGTTAATTGACAAATTTATGGAAAGTACGGATACGTCTGTTAAATTTCGATATTTTGGAGATGAATACAACTTATCAAAGGAAGTTAAATTAACGATTATTCGTTGCATTCAGGAAACATTAACGAACGCTGTTAGACATGGGCAAGCAAGTGAAATTAAAGTATCTTTATACTTCGACAGCTTGGAGCTACGCTTGCAAGTTGAAGACAATGGTGTATTGGAACAAGCGAAAAAAATTGAACTCGGCTTTGGCTTACGTGCGATGAAAGAAAGATTGCAGGCTTTGCAAGGAAATTTATCCATACATACAGACAATATGGAAGAAACGGTGATTATCTGTACTATTCCAAGAAACAGCGAAGCTAATACCGAGACGCTCAAGGTAATCTTAGTAGATGATCAACCTGGCATTTTGGATGGGTTGAAGACAACTTTGGAGAGTCACAATCAACTGCAAATTGTCGGTATTGCTGAATCTGGAGAAGATGCCTTATCATTAAGTAGCCTAAACCAGCCCGATATCGTGCTTATGGATGTAAATATGCCAAATATGAATGGAATAGAAGCCATGGAAGCGATAAAGGAGAAGAATCCCATGATCAAGATTGTGATTCTTTCATCTTTTGAGAATATCGATCAAGCGGTAGAGGCTCTGCAAAAAGGAGCAAATGGCTATTTACTTAAGTCTATTCAAGCAAAAGAGCTCATTGATACCCTTCGTTTCATTCACCGTGGAGATACCATTATCTACCATGAAATTGCTAATCAGGTGTTTGAAAAATTGAAGGAGCAAAATATTTCAGCTGGTAAACATGACAAAAATGATTATGGACTGACATCTCGAGAAATTGAAATTATTCACTATTTAGCCAAAGGTATGCGTTACAAGACCATTGCCGCTAGACTTTTTCTATCTGAAGGTACAGTTAGGAATTATGCTTCCGAAATGTACGCCAAACTTGGTGTAAACAATCGTGACCAAGCTGTAGAAAAGTGTATAGAGAACGGATTGATCCCGAATTAA